In Candidatus Thorarchaeota archaeon, the following are encoded in one genomic region:
- a CDS encoding ABC transporter permease subunit, which yields MTSKSMLVAKADLKMAMKSKHIKYSLVFLAALAPVMLILIIGLPAALIDPASPDYIVVNLFLPLGASMLTLMAVIPAGLIAANALVGERESNTLEPLLCTPLTDRELIWGKTLSSLIPCLTILFAGTLASSIGINILMVAFNRPLLLFPDPAGAFLIFAAGPVVVLSIVSTMILVSGRVSKVYEAYQSGTIAALVLMIPLFAPMTSLETGMADPSTIWFTNIVTFIIASAIASITWAIALKRFNRDKMVSLV from the coding sequence ATGACAAGCAAGTCGATGTTGGTCGCCAAGGCGGACCTCAAGATGGCCATGAAGTCGAAGCACATCAAGTATAGCTTGGTCTTCCTCGCAGCACTGGCTCCAGTCATGCTAATTCTGATTATAGGCTTGCCAGCGGCACTGATTGACCCCGCCAGCCCAGACTACATTGTCGTCAATCTATTCTTGCCCTTGGGTGCAAGTATGCTGACCCTCATGGCGGTGATTCCCGCAGGACTGATTGCTGCAAATGCCCTTGTGGGTGAGAGAGAGTCCAACACCCTTGAGCCTCTTCTATGCACACCCCTCACGGATCGTGAGTTGATCTGGGGCAAGACGCTCAGCTCACTGATTCCATGCTTGACAATTCTGTTCGCTGGCACGCTTGCTTCTAGCATCGGCATCAACATACTCATGGTTGCCTTCAATCGGCCCCTCCTCCTGTTTCCTGACCCTGCTGGCGCATTCCTGATATTCGCTGCAGGACCCGTCGTCGTGTTGTCAATTGTGTCTACCATGATCCTCGTGAGCGGCAGGGTCAGCAAGGTCTATGAGGCCTATCAGAGTGGTACCATAGCTGCGTTGGTATTGATGATTCCACTATTCGCACCAATGACCTCGTTGGAGACTGGCATGGCAGACCCCAGCACTATCTGGTTCACCAACATAGTCACGTTCATCATCGCATCAGCAATTGCAAGCATAACGTGGGCGATTGCCCTGAAACGCTTCAACCGTGACAAGATGGTCTCTCTTGTCTAG